A window of Patescibacteria group bacterium contains these coding sequences:
- a CDS encoding XRE family transcriptional regulator produces the protein MPGRTHGLGTGPRTTRRHGVEAMSVILINAHVAGTISATNRRRMSRTIRYRNAIKSLRLLKKLRQRDLAERAGCVQADISKYEHGRTVPDLLMAMKIATALGAPVERVFYDVSDVAVAEVGENILGAQSPPA, from the coding sequence ATGCCGGGCCGCACCCACGGTCTGGGCACGGGTCCGAGGACGACAAGAAGACATGGCGTTGAAGCCATGTCCGTCATCCTCATCAACGCTCATGTTGCTGGTACGATATCGGCAACTAATCGTCGACGTATGTCACGAACAATCCGATATCGGAACGCCATCAAGTCCCTGCGGCTCCTGAAGAAGCTGCGCCAGCGCGACCTGGCAGAGCGTGCAGGCTGCGTCCAGGCCGACATCTCGAAGTATGAGCACGGACGCACGGTGCCAGACCTGCTCATGGCCATGAAGATCGCCACGGCGCTCGGTGCCCCCGTGGAGCGCGTGTTCTACGACGTGAGCGACGTGGCCGTCGCAGAGGTCGGCGAGAACATCCTTGGCGCGCAATCTCCTCCAGCCTGA